The following is a genomic window from Oscarella lobularis chromosome 2, ooOscLobu1.1, whole genome shotgun sequence.
CTGTTGTATTGTTTTAGTCTTCCTCTCAAAAATAAcggttctttttttttggagATTCGGAGTGACCGCTACTGGTGTTACACCAATCGTAAGTGTACATGCACtacgttttcatttttgaagTAGAGTAGACATGCTTCCGGTTCCTCGTGGCGCGTGCTTTAGGAGCGATGGCGGAGAGATGGTCGAAAGCCATCGAAGCCCTGAAGGCTTCTTTTtccgacgaatcgtcgaagtAGGAAGCACGATAAATATACGAGCGACCTAGCAAATAGTTGTGGTCTCAATCAGGACGGAAAAGAAGCTCAAGCCGCAGGAAAAAATCCACCACATGAGCACGATATCGGAGCTCGTGTGTTCGCCTCCGATGAGGTGAGtagcgcgacgacgatccccCGAACGAACGGAACGTCGATTCTCCAAGATCGTCGCCGGACTTATTGAAGAACGCTTCGGCGACTTTGGACGCGCTTCTTCGCGGCGGATGCGACGACGCCAATTCGAGCGTTCGCCTCAATGCAAACGAATTTCTCAACAAATTGATTAAGGTGAGGTCTGAGAGAGGAGGGTTCGCGGAGCCGTCCGAAAGACTGCTTCTTTCCAACCAGACGTTGACGCCGTTTGCAGTCAATCGCATCTTGTGGGATCTCTTCAGGGAAATCAAACGGGTACACGCAGGGATCTTAATAATTTACTCCTTTTgagcatttttttccctcCCAGAATGGCTCTGCTAAATGCGTGAAGGCGGCTCTGTCCCGATTTGCCGATTTGTGCCATCTGATCAAGAGCAACAAATTGAGGTACACTTCAAAATTCAATATAATTTGACACGATCTCTTTTTCCCGCAGAGCTTACATCAATGTCATTCTGCCTTGTCTTGCTCGCATGACAAAGCGTGATGACGAAGTTGTCCAGGTGTGACTGCTATGGCTAGCTAAGCATCCTTATCCACATCCAAGTTCTTATGTCTTAAGGAATCTCTGACTACTGCAATGGCCAAATTGTGTCCGATTTTTTGCCCTCTCATGACTGACGGCGAATATCAGGTCGACTTCTAAATTCACGTCCACCAATGAatcattttgtttttttttggtGGCTCGTAGAGTTTgacgaagaattttcttGCAAAGTTGTCGTCGCCCATGACGACGGCAAGACGAATGGCGGCCACGTCAATCGGTCTTCTCTGCCATTACGCGGAGAATCCACCGAAGCTGATTCACTTTGTAGTCGGCCACTTACTCAGTACGCATTTAGGAAAAGGATACAATGGACGAACCTAAGAGAGTGCCTTGCTTCTAGAtttgtcttcgtcttccaatGGACAACCGCCGTCGATTCCGGCTCTCAATGGCGTTCTCATGTGCTGTCGGCACGTCATTCCTGTTCTGACGGCGAGTCAGGGTCGTCAGAGTCGTCCCGTtagcgtcggcgacgagacgtttGATGAAGAAGTGACGGATCGACACATACACCAGGTATATCAAGTCCTGTACTGTGTAGTACTCTACAACGTTTTTTTTACTACTTCGTATCTTTATAGCTCTATGCCCTGATGCTGCGCTGTACGAATCATCCCGATTCGAACGTTGTGACGACCGCTTTGGAGTCGCTTCACGCTCTGCTCGCGTCGCCGCCCGCCGCCCTGCTTCGCTTCATCACGACGCCCTGTCTCAAAGCGCCCAGCGTTTCTCTCGACACCGACGCTCTTCCGACGAAGCTCGAAGAAACGAtaatcgtcgccgacgacgacaacgtcgtcgacgagaacgaaccGACCATATTGgagggcgacgacgaaatggacGCCGCGGCGGCCGtggcagcggcggcagcggcgacgacggaaatcgactacgaagaagaatcgCCGCTACCGGAACCGTCGTCCGAAGGCGAACTCAGCGAAACGGTGGAAGAgacggaagacggcgaacCGGAATCAATCGTACCAGAATCGCCGACTCCGGAGCCGGAATTGAaatcgctcgacgacgtgacgtcaacttGGGACGAAAACGAGGACGTCTTCTCcgttcgcggcggcggcggcggcgtcggtcAAGTGCCGGCGGAGGACATGGTGCCGCTGGTGCGATGCGTGCGTCGTCTCTGCTCCATGTTTCTGCTCTCCGGCGAAAGGGGTCAGATATTGGACGAGAGGGCGCGACGGCGCGTTCGCGTCAGCGTCAAGGCGCTCGCGCTCAAgtgcgtcgccgccgcgctgAGTCTCTATCCGTCCGTGTTCTTTCTGCCCgtaacgacgacggcgacggcgacggagcgttcgtcgtcgtcggacgagtCGAGGAATTCCGTTCagtacgtcgacgacgttctcttgTACGTTTTTCACTCGGATCAGGTTTTGCGCGGCGAGACGGCGGCGCTGGTGGGCAAGGCTATTTCGGCATTTCTTCAGACGAGCAGGTTTCGCCACAACGGTCATTCTTCTGGTACAGTTAACCGGTGTGTGCACTCTAGAGCAAACTATCAGCAGTGGGAGTCAAAGTTGtgcgacgaattgaagagAGGTAAAAAGACCAATTGTATTTAGTATTTAGAAAACCGAACGagtttctctcttcttcttctagaaCGTTTGCCCTTGTCTCAACTTGTTCGTTTGCTTGTGTCGACCCTGCTCGACGAGCCGCCCGTGTGCAAAGTGGCGTGTAGCGCGTGCAAGGTCagagtttgatttttctcttctcgttctGGATATAAAGATTCTATTTTTCTATAGCAATGCTTGAACTTGTTGCTGTCCTGTAGCGACGCTCGTTTAGGTCTCGACTTGCTTCGCTCTCTTCTGAAAGTCAAGAGTTCGTCCTATTGGCTCGTTAAAGTGAGACGAATTCCGTTTCAACTACGCGCATCTTAACACGATTTTCTAGGTCGAATTAGCCGAGTCTCTGGCGATCGCGGACTATCGGTAAGGAGGTGGcgactttttttttattgtagGTATCTGATCCGCTTACAGTCTCGTCtcgtttcttcaaaatcaattggCCGGTTTATCAAAGACTTCggtacgaaaaaaaattacacgTTTGATTTTGCACGTATCGCTCGTTCTTAGCCCGTTGATTTTCAACGTCAGACGATCGAGGTCCTATTAGAGTTTCTTCAGTCGGACGACGGAAGAGTTCGCCAGGCGGCTGCAGACGCCTTTGTAAagtaaaattaaatattaaaacGCGATAGAACCTCAGTCCCAAGGCGAAGTAATCAACTGTCGTTGAATAGCGTCGTGCCGAGATTGTTTTATGCCGAATTGGATGGTGAAAAGGAAGCTATGCTGCAATTCGCCTCTAGTGAAACAGGTACGTTGTCGCGGTCTTGGCTTTGCGATGACAGCAGCGTCTCGTCGCAGTCCTACGCAGTCTCAACGTTCAAGATTTGCCCTTCAATCGCTTCTTCAACAACCAGCTTCATCCGTTTctcgaagaaagagacgaaaaaatttctcgtCAAACAGTGCAGAGAAATCTCTCTCGAATCGTTGCTCTGCTCACGTCGAAACTGACCCAGTTTCGCAACAAAAATTTCGTGGTTAGTATAATAGTAATCAGACGTAGgatgcaaaaaaattgacacGTTGTCTTGTTTCTGTAGCTCGGCTGCTGCCGAACTTTGGCTCAACTAGCAAACACCTATCCACCTCACAGACACCCTGATTCGTGGTCGTCTGCCGGCCAAATTTCGAAAACGTCAGCGGCACCGCTACTGACGCCGCGAAAGTCCGTACTTCGACCGTCCTCTCCAATgaaaccgtcgccgtcgccgcagaAAACCCCCGGCGGCGGATCGCCTCGAAagggaacgtcgtcgacgggcgaGAGCGGAAAATCGGGCTTGTCTCTATCGATATCGTTTCCCCTCTTCAAACTCCCCGTGAAGAAAGCGTCGCCCAGCGTCACGCCGTCGGCGGCTCAGGCGAAGATTTCGAAAAGCGTTAAAGCggacgaagcgtcgtcgctgttGACGTCGGAGATTGATTCCgagaaggacgacgatgcggcggcggcggcggcgtctcAAGTCCACTACGACGGTCCGCTCGCCGCTCTTCTCtgcttgatgacgtcgtcgcccaTCGCATTGGATCTGATCGCTCAGAAGGACATGTTGACGACGTATAGTCGACTCATTTTCAGTCGAGGTcgacaatcgtcgtcgacttccgcCGATTCGTGGTCCGCAATTCAAGACAAGACTCTCGTTCCGTTTATCGAGGAGTATTTTGTTCATTTGATGAGGTGAGAATATTTgcttatatatatatatatatatatattcgccgcgttttatttctttctgtAGAATTCTTCGCGTTATAGtctacgtcgtcgagaagaaagatCCCCAGCATCCGGAGCCGTCCAAAATGAAGGAAAAGCTTCTCGGACCGTTGACTCAAGTCGGTTCCGGCGGACTAACACCGCGGAAGAAGTCGATGAAAACGCCCGAAAAGGAGACGCCCGGAAAAGGAGCCGACGGCGAAAAGACGCCCGGCACACCGTCGAAAACCGAAtccgacgccggcggcggcggcggcaaagaAAGTCAAGCGATCGGGTGGTTTTCTCATCTTTCTCTCTATTGCAGTCTTTGGAGAATCCTCAAGGGCGTCTACGCAAATCATCAAGTTAGAAACGCGATTTCTCCTTGCGATTGACTGTTTCACGTGCGCGGCGTAGACCGACATTGACGAGACCGAAATGACGAAATTCTCTGCTTTTCTGAAGGCGTCTTTAGAGAGCCTCGCCTTGCTCGTAGAGCTCGCCGGACTGAGCGACATCGGCAAGGTCGGTCACAGAGGACTGTTGATAATAGCAGCTGCAATAATTTTCTAACAACCTTAGATGGCCGAAGAGCTGACGAAGTACTTGCACGTCTGCACTCGTCACTGCCCAGGCGCCACCTTTCTTTGTCTTGAAAAGGTATGCTACAGATCCGATTTGATGAAATTTTCGTCTTGATACTTATAATGAATCTTTGTTCATTTTTAGTTGCTCAATGCTCTCTTCGGGGCGAATACGGCCGGCCAACGGGGAAAGGTCGCCGgcggaaaatcgtcgtcggcgacgaaagtcgTGTCGGCGGAGGAGTCGTTCTATTCGGTTTGCTTCAGTGAACCCGAGGCTTGCTTTGAGGCGGCAATCGAGCGCGTTCGCAGCGTCAAAGAACATTACGACGAGgtggaagcgaagaaaaatcTGTACGTTCTCCGTCTCTCCGTAGTGCATTTGACTATCTGTCTGTCTACTTGGAGCAGGGCGGTAAAGGGGCCCAGACGGAGAGTGGAATCGTTTCTGTTTACGGGACGTCCTGACATAGTTAGTTCGTCGATGGGGAAAAActctcttcgcttttgacATTTTCTGCTCTAGACACCGGTCATGAAGTACATTGGGCTGTTTGAGCCGCTCGTCATACGAGCGATGAAGATGTACGCAGCGACGGCGCGGAAGCATCTGCAGAAACGCGTGCTCGTCCTGCTCATTCAACTCGTTCGACTACGAGTCAATTACTCTATGCTCGACAGCGAGCAGGTAAAGAGGAAATAGATCAATAGATCAGGACCGTCTCGCAGCTGTGTCTCTCCGCAGGCCTTTTTGAGATTTATATATGATCAATTAGAGAAAGCAGACGAAGGATATTTCAAGTAGAGCGACGACCTATTGAAAATTTGACGCGTCACAATTTTTTCCCCGTAGAGGAAACaacgatcttcttcttcacgcGTTTCATTTTCTGACCCTTCTATCAAACAGTCGTCAGCGCGACACGGTTgtaacgacgtcgcgcgttCTTCAGCTTTCCAGCGGTCTAATGGCCAGTCTCCAAGACTCCGACAGCAGTAAGAAGTAAAAGGCCTAGCAGTGATCACACAaacattctttttttttccagttcttTCCGCGTTGAAGCCCGTCGTGTCCGATCTCTTCCTAGCGAGGCAATATCCGCGCTCGAGTGCTCAGCTCGCCGGTGAACTGGAAGCGCAgcaagacgtcgttctctccCTGCTAGCGCGTCTAATAAATCACCACGAGGTACGTCGGAAGAACGAGTCTCCGCGTTTTAATTTTCCTCTTTTAGGCCATTCTTCTCATTGTAACCGTGCTCGACAGCTCGTCGCGGCTCGACGGTAAAAAGTGGCGCGAACgctccgtcgccgctttcgagGCGCTGCAGTTGAAAATAAGCAGCGATAAGGTAAAAATTTGTTTACGCATCAGAGTCCAGGCGTCGATGATCCTTTATGTAGTATTGCGTCACTGAAGAGAAGCACTTCTTGATTCTAAACTTGTTGtttgcgtcgttttctccgtCGTGTTTCCGACCCGCCGATCGCCTGTTCTACATTCTGCTGCGCGAACCTCCGGTTCAAGTTCGTAGGCTCGTCGCgcgaatttattatttaaacGTTATTGGCCTTAGGACGCGTCGAAACTTTTGACGTGGCTAGCActtttcgtcgcgacttTGGAAGTCGCCTTGGCCGTTCTTCCCGGTCAGCAATTCATCGATAAATTTCAGTCTTGTtgcgaaacgatcgaaaggCCCTGGTGGATGAAATCAGAAACGAATTCAAAggtagaaagaaagaaaaaaaaaacggtctaaattcttttgaatttcttaACTAGCAACAATTATTAACGAGATTCCTTCTTGGCATTGTGTCTGTCCTCATCGAAGCCGTTCATTCGTCATTTAAACCGATGCCCGATCTCTTCTATCGTCTTTTGTATCGATTCCTTATCGTCACGTCGCTTCTCTTCAAACGTAACGAATACACTGAACATTATTCAATTTTTATATATTGCTTTTTTCCTCCTGAAGGGGATCTTAAAGAAGCGGTGCTGACGGACGATGCGTGCGAGAGTCTCGTCAAGGATCTCAGCGCTCGGCTCTTTctgcttctccttcgtcgaccgatgctcgtcgtcggttgGTGCGCCGTCACCGCGGCGCTCGGCTATCACTCCGAGTGGTGGGACTTTTTGATGACGCCCGAGGCGCTGTCGagaccgtcgtcgccgtgcgacGAAGCCAAGTCGATCGACGCTTCGATGATCAACGACGCGTTCAAGTGCACGACCTTGTCGATGCAATTGGTTCAGACTgcgtcgctcgtctttcGATCAAAACTGCTGGTGAGCGAGCCCTGAGTCGAACGGTATACCTGATATGAATACGTGTCTTTTGCAGTGTGAAGTGGCTGATGTTTTTTCTACTGCGTCGGAAAGCGTTGCTAGTTTCGTGCAGAACTATTCGCTGGAGTTGTGTCTTCTCAGCGATGAGCCACCGGTTGAGACGTTTCTAAGGTAACCACGAgccgtttttccttctcttatATATACGAAttgtcaattaattaagatcgGTCAGTGGCTCGTTTCCCGTCATGGAGACATTTATCAGATCTCTCTTCGTTCAAATGAGGGGAGCGACGGTAGGTTTTTTCACTGACGTTAGTCCgctatttaatatttaggccctcaatttattttttaggctcttagaatcaaagtttaggccctgaatttattatttaggcccttagaatcaaggtttaggccctcattttattatttaggccctcagaatcaaagtttaggccttgaatttattatttaggcccttagaatcaaggcttaggctctgaatttattatttaggcccttagaatcaaggtttaggccctcaatttattatttaggccctcagaatcaaagtttaggccctgaatttattgtttaggcacttagaatcaaagtttaggtcctcaatttattttgtaggcccttagaatcaaagtttaggccctcaatttattttgtaggtccttagaatcaaagtttaggccctcaatttattttttaggctcttataatcaaagtttaggcctcgaatttattatttaggcccttagaatcaaggtttaggctctgaatttattatttaggcccttagaatcaaggtttaggcccccaatttattatttacgccctcagaatcaaagtttaggccctgaatttattatttaggcacttagaatcaaagtttaggacctgaatttattatttaggcacttagaatcaaagtttaggccctcaatttattatttaggctctcagaatcaaagtttaggctctgaatttattatttaggcacttagaatcaaagtctaggccctgaatttattttgtaggcccttagaatcaaaatttaggccctgaatttattatttaggcccttagaatcaaagtttaggccctgaatttattatttaggcctttagaatcaaagtttaggccttgaatttattatttaggcccttagaatcaaagtttagtccttcaatttattatttagaatcttagaatcaaagtttaggccctcaatttatttttaggctcttagaatcaaagtttaggccctcaatttatttttaggcccttagaatcaaagtttaggccctcaatttattttttaggcccttagaatcaaaattt
Proteins encoded in this region:
- the LOC136200165 gene encoding huntingtin-like isoform X2 translates to MAERWSKAIEALKASFSDESSKTEKKLKPQEKIHHMSTISELVCSPPMRSSPDLLKNASATLDALLRGGCDDANSSVRLNANEFLNKLIKTLTPFAVNRILWDLFREIKRNGSAKCVKAALSRFADLCHLIKSNKLRAYINVILPCLARMTKRDDEVVQESLTTAMAKLCPIFCPLMTDGEYQSLTKNFLAKLSSPMTTARRMAATSIGLLCHYAENPPKLIHFVVGHLLNLSSSSNGQPPSIPALNGVLMCCRHVIPVLTASQGRQSRPVSVGDETFDEEVTDRHIHQLYALMLRCTNHPDSNVVTTALESLHALLASPPAALLRFITTPCLKAPSVSLDTDALPTKLEETIIVADDDNVVDENEPTILEGDDEMDAAAAVAAAAAATTEIDYEEESPLPEPSSEGELSETVEETEDGEPESIVPESPTPEPELKSLDDVTSTWDENEDVFSVRGGGGGVGQVPAEDMVPLVRCVRRLCSMFLLSGERGQILDERARRRVRVSVKALALKCVAAALSLYPSVFFLPVTTTATATERSSSSDESRNSVQYVDDVLLYVFHSDQVLRGETAALVGKAISAFLQTSRANYQQWESKLCDELKRERLPLSQLVRLLVSTLLDEPPVCKVACSACKQCLNLLLSCSDARLGLDLLRSLLKVKSSSYWLVKVELAESLAIADYRLVSFLQNQLAGLSKTSPVDFQRQTIEVLLEFLQSDDGRVRQAAADAFVNVVPRLFYAELDGEKEAMLQFASSETVLRSLNVQDLPFNRFFNNQLHPFLEERDEKISRQTVQRNLSRIVALLTSKLTQFRNKNFVLGCCRTLAQLANTYPPHRHPDSWSSAGQISKTSAAPLLTPRKSVLRPSSPMKPSPSPQKTPGGGSPRKGTSSTGESGKSGLSLSISFPLFKLPVKKASPSVTPSAAQAKISKSVKADEASSLLTSEIDSEKDDDAAAAAASQVHYDGPLAALLCLMTSSPIALDLIAQKDMLTTYSRLIFSRGRQSSSTSADSWSAIQDKTLVPFIEEYFVHLMRILRVIVYVVEKKDPQHPEPSKMKEKLLGPLTQVGSGGLTPRKKSMKTPEKETPGKGADGEKTPGTPSKTESDAGGGGGKESQAIGWFSHLSLYCSLWRILKGVYANHQTDIDETEMTKFSAFLKASLESLALLVELAGLSDIGKMAEELTKYLHVCTRHCPGATFLCLEKLLNALFGANTAGQRGKVAGGKSSSATKVVSAEESFYSVCFSEPEACFEAAIERVRSVKEHYDEVEAKKNLAVKGPRRRVESFLFTGRPDITPVMKYIGLFEPLVIRAMKMYAATARKHLQKRVLVLLIQLVRLRVNYSMLDSEQAFLRFIYDQLEKADEGYFKGNNDLLLHAFHFLTLLSNSRQRDTVVTTSRVLQLSSGLMASLQDSDSILSALKPVVSDLFLARQYPRSSAQLAGELEAQQDVVLSLLARLINHHEAILLIVTVLDSSSRLDGKKWRERSVAAFEALQLKISSDKYCVTEEKHFLILNLLFASFSPSCFRPADRLFYILLREPPVQDASKLLTWLALFVATLEVALAVLPGQQFIDKFQSCCETIERPWWMKSETNSKQQLLTRFLLGIVSVLIEAVHSSFKPMPDLFYRLLYRFLIVTSLLFKRDLKEAVLTDDACESLVKDLSARLFLLLLRRPMLVVGWCAVTAALGYHSEWWDFLMTPEALSRPSSPCDEAKSIDASMINDAFKCTTLSMQLVQTASLVFRSKLLCEVADVFSTASESVASFVQNYSLELCLLSDEPPVETFLRSVSGSFPVMETFIRSLFVQMRGATVSFQLQHCVLATLSRFEASPRVALLLLPVLTSYATFCKMPTLLRASSKLAVRLATVLQSSKDAFSPDVLQTLKDRLVALHAKVPWAGFDVVGSELKALGDSAGEILAVNPDLLGTSDLEADYYRRVLTLCTSADPSPCNCALLLHALSFRSCLAVMEHQSFSLVLLKECIRLGCEKTAVMYHRQQDITAVDAEIEDVSLETGYFDENGIDHLLHAAQTVLLQKVSTCVSSSSKPGIVALAGALAEYLHSLRRLPKLGSPPASSLSYLANFAVDLLQWTAREMRTSNRSLIGEQLLDCLTCAAQCLDNRYVLEEITKGDHSVWSSKAVESLFKILTTVLCDTLDSKMRITGSCEENLVEASSSADTDGSSSGEEILRTAKKLSALLDWSHDRPSSVVVPFFLRRPLRSLIASVCRLPALEAFARTPPILWADSLSAGKQPIVTADDLIDEHIFREHMWRVLYLGWRNRQQFEETWVSFLAVVSPPEASSTLPADELAELYKISRLSVQAITALLLQTTLAPVGGHPQTSRYCHEPRHRDLPFLGSRPGRRLQAVQSLVKDCTRATIPETLDLPSRVKRNVERRQEMTGFCSGLVNITTLQVRVVTSDVVGHDPQTPDLVNLSSGPMAYEAAAIAAAVRNSLLVDAVDVRSCLRFILDQFNGWLERDQFPLVNVYDTIRSAVVLSDVFEEKWHFDWLMEHCQRYLSSWPTEDENLFPYLVLGLCKAAAVQRNNDHSESLTKTVLSGLISSNPGMEMMTLSGILYLLESHSGVDFPAVILPLCDYIITQLTLDRSDTMTEKLQLLLWTTAFFIMEHYQDEIKTTGFAQKIFKNSCELLADGGRVSIDVYRCVSDSVERLALLFNLNRTDVDLASKIGMKSLVTCRSAKAASCLNLVLSCLYTGKTTDRTTATTGLDSDETDVNVTGEKQLVALEKITGALRRMHKGFPSDGKLIAAVLPSLFEDFIPLPQTVMTKVFGEFLSSQQPYPQYIAEVLFLVFGRLMGKRMGSVIKKWVVLSLSSFIQRSPFSMALWSLNCLFTSASSDKWLRARFPRLLERIGAHSEEEEYHLFIAVKDFCVSKTLLAMQQESFVSVFKDSKERVFRNLADFIETLWKK
- the LOC136200165 gene encoding huntingtin-like isoform X1, with amino-acid sequence MAERWSKAIEALKASFSDESSKTEKKLKPQEKIHHMSTISELVCSPPMRSSPDLLKNASATLDALLRGGCDDANSSVRLNANEFLNKLIKTLTPFAVNRILWDLFREIKRNGSAKCVKAALSRFADLCHLIKSNKLRAYINVILPCLARMTKRDDEVVQESLTTAMAKLCPIFCPLMTDGEYQSLTKNFLAKLSSPMTTARRMAATSIGLLCHYAENPPKLIHFVVGHLLNLSSSSNGQPPSIPALNGVLMCCRHVIPVLTASQGRQSRPVSVGDETFDEEVTDRHIHQLYALMLRCTNHPDSNVVTTALESLHALLASPPAALLRFITTPCLKAPSVSLDTDALPTKLEETIIVADDDNVVDENEPTILEGDDEMDAAAAVAAAAAATTEIDYEEESPLPEPSSEGELSETVEETEDGEPESIVPESPTPEPELKSLDDVTSTWDENEDVFSVRGGGGGVGQVPAEDMVPLVRCVRRLCSMFLLSGERGQILDERARRRVRVSVKALALKCVAAALSLYPSVFFLPVTTTATATERSSSSDESRNSVQYVDDVLLYVFHSDQVLRGETAALVGKAISAFLQTSRANYQQWESKLCDELKRERLPLSQLVRLLVSTLLDEPPVCKVACSACKQCLNLLLSCSDARLGLDLLRSLLKVKSSSYWLVKVELAESLAIADYRLVSFLQNQLAGLSKTSPVDFQRQTIEVLLEFLQSDDGRVRQAAADAFVNVVPRLFYAELDGEKEAMLQFASSETVLRSLNVQDLPFNRFFNNQLHPFLEERDEKISRQTVQRNLSRIVALLTSKLTQFRNKNFVLGCCRTLAQLANTYPPHRHPDSWSSAGQISKTSAAPLLTPRKSVLRPSSPMKPSPSPQKTPGGGSPRKGTSSTGESGKSGLSLSISFPLFKLPVKKASPSVTPSAAQAKISKSVKADEASSLLTSEIDSEKDDDAAAAAASQVHYDGPLAALLCLMTSSPIALDLIAQKDMLTTYSRLIFSRGRQSSSTSADSWSAIQDKTLVPFIEEYFVHLMRILRVIVYVVEKKDPQHPEPSKMKEKLLGPLTQVGSGGLTPRKKSMKTPEKETPGKGADGEKTPGTPSKTESDAGGGGGKESQAIGWFSHLSLYCSLWRILKGVYANHQTDIDETEMTKFSAFLKASLESLALLVELAGLSDIGKMAEELTKYLHVCTRHCPGATFLCLEKLLNALFGANTAGQRGKVAGGKSSSATKVVSAEESFYSVCFSEPEACFEAAIERVRSVKEHYDEVEAKKNLAVKGPRRRVESFLFTGRPDITPVMKYIGLFEPLVIRAMKMYAATARKHLQKRVLVLLIQLVRLRVNYSMLDSEQAFLRFIYDQLEKADEGYFKGNNDLLLHAFHFLTLLSNSRQRDTVVTTSRVLQLSSGLMASLQDSDSILSALKPVVSDLFLARQYPRSSAQLAGELEAQQDVVLSLLARLINHHEAILLIVTVLDSSSRLDGKKWRERSVAAFEALQLKISSDKYCVTEEKHFLILNLLFASFSPSCFRPADRLFYILLREPPVQDASKLLTWLALFVATLEVALAVLPGQQFIDKFQSCCETIERPWWMKSETNSKQQLLTRFLLGIVSVLIEAVHSSFKPMPDLFYRLLYRFLIVTSLLFKRDLKEAVLTDDACESLVKDLSARLFLLLLRRPMLVVGWCAVTAALGYHSEWWDFLMTPEALSRPSSPCDEAKSIDASMINDAFKCTTLSMQLVQTASLVFRSKLLCEVADVFSTASESVASFVQNYSLELCLLSDEPPVETFLRSVSGSFPVMETFIRSLFVQMRGATQVSFQLQHCVLATLSRFEASPRVALLLLPVLTSYATFCKMPTLLRASSKLAVRLATVLQSSKDAFSPDVLQTLKDRLVALHAKVPWAGFDVVGSELKALGDSAGEILAVNPDLLGTSDLEADYYRRVLTLCTSADPSPCNCALLLHALSFRSCLAVMEHQSFSLVLLKECIRLGCEKTAVMYHRQQDITAVDAEIEDVSLETGYFDENGIDHLLHAAQTVLLQKVSTCVSSSSKPGIVALAGALAEYLHSLRRLPKLGSPPASSLSYLANFAVDLLQWTAREMRTSNRSLIGEQLLDCLTCAAQCLDNRYVLEEITKGDHSVWSSKAVESLFKILTTVLCDTLDSKMRITGSCEENLVEASSSADTDGSSSGEEILRTAKKLSALLDWSHDRPSSVVVPFFLRRPLRSLIASVCRLPALEAFARTPPILWADSLSAGKQPIVTADDLIDEHIFREHMWRVLYLGWRNRQQFEETWVSFLAVVSPPEASSTLPADELAELYKISRLSVQAITALLLQTTLAPVGGHPQTSRYCHEPRHRDLPFLGSRPGRRLQAVQSLVKDCTRATIPETLDLPSRVKRNVERRQEMTGFCSGLVNITTLQVRVVTSDVVGHDPQTPDLVNLSSGPMAYEAAAIAAAVRNSLLVDAVDVRSCLRFILDQFNGWLERDQFPLVNVYDTIRSAVVLSDVFEEKWHFDWLMEHCQRYLSSWPTEDENLFPYLVLGLCKAAAVQRNNDHSESLTKTVLSGLISSNPGMEMMTLSGILYLLESHSGVDFPAVILPLCDYIITQLTLDRSDTMTEKLQLLLWTTAFFIMEHYQDEIKTTGFAQKIFKNSCELLADGGRVSIDVYRCVSDSVERLALLFNLNRTDVDLASKIGMKSLVTCRSAKAASCLNLVLSCLYTGKTTDRTTATTGLDSDETDVNVTGEKQLVALEKITGALRRMHKGFPSDGKLIAAVLPSLFEDFIPLPQTVMTKVFGEFLSSQQPYPQYIAEVLFLVFGRLMGKRMGSVIKKWVVLSLSSFIQRSPFSMALWSLNCLFTSASSDKWLRARFPRLLERIGAHSEEEEYHLFIAVKDFCVSKTLLAMQQESFVSVFKDSKERVFRNLADFIETLWKK